One region of Sylvia atricapilla isolate bSylAtr1 chromosome Z, bSylAtr1.pri, whole genome shotgun sequence genomic DNA includes:
- the LOC136374175 gene encoding TLR adapter interacting with SLC15A4 on the lysosome-like has product MLAEGILTRLIYKESCHQDKPCKSPASQKAKEGIWRQKLVDIPKIEGFVDGCEKQEELCAKSSKVEAGSSPQWGSLEKEPAKDQGTLLKGAASPALRIPKRGGSLEEVDLYRSWPCNSIYQNYPDLQIGGDHVGGHTCDSGCVLDHVCDELPDGPVLLSIDIPLGQSPLWEHPKKPSGMSLPGDEAGERSLMLSEEPLSNSTLNKYMEAKVAELYKQFFEESLARCGSITNLLSCSWIRSSLDQISVQISQEQNIETSKARGALLHSLALFSSRNAPNRNSSEFSTPNLQISNAVGAKWSCRMEFTS; this is encoded by the coding sequence ATGCTGGCAGAAGGCATCCTAACGAGGCTCATCTATAAAGAAAGCTGTCATCAAGATAAGCCTTGCAAATCTCCTGCATCCCAAAAGGCTAAAGAGGGAATCTGGAGACAGAAACTTGTAGACATCCCAAAAATTGAAGGCTTTGTTGATGGATGTgagaagcaggaggagctctgtgccaaaagcagcaaagtggaagctgggagcagcccccaATGGGGATCCTTAGAAAAGGAGCCTGCAAAAGATCAGGGAACACTGCTTAAAGGGGCTGCATCCCCAGCTTTACGTATCCCCAAGAGAGGAGGGAGCCTAGAAGAGGTGGATTTGTACAGATCCTGGCCATGCAACAGCATTTACCAGAACTACCCTGACCTGCAGATCGGGGGGGACCATGTGGGGGGCCACACGTGTGACTCGGGCTGTGTCCTGGACCACGTGTGTGATGAACTTCCCGATGGCCCCGTCCTGCTCTCCATAGATATTCCCCTGGGTCAGTCCCCTCTGTGGGAGCATCCCAAAAAGCCCAGTGGGATGTCCCTGCCTGGAGATGAAGCTGGAGAAAGGAGCCTCATGCTCAGTGAGGAGCCCCTTTCCAACTCCACGCTCAACAAGTACATGGAAGCCAAAGTGGCAGAGCTCTACAAGCAGTTTTTTGAAGAAAGCCTGGCCAGGTGTGGTTCCATAACAAacctcctcagctgcagctggataAGGAGCAGCCTGGACCAGATAAGTGTTCAGATCTCTCAGGAGCAGAACATAGAAACCTCCAAAGCCAGAGGAGCCCTCTTGCACTCCTTGGCTTTGTTCAGCTCCCGCAATGCTCCCAACAGGAACAGCTCCGAGTTCAGCACCCCAAACCTCCAAATCTCCAATGCAGTGGGGGCAaagtggagctgcaggatggaATTCACATCCTGA